From the genome of Streptomyces sp. NBC_00523:
GTGGAAGAAGTCGCCCGCGAGGACCGACCGGACCGCCGCCGAGGCACGCACCCCGTCCCGCAGCCGGGCCGCGATCAGCGCGTGGTGCAGATGGCCGTGGGCCGAATCGTTCTCCGCGCCCCGCAGTTCGAGCGCCCGGTGCGCGGCGGCGGCCAGCTCGGGCGTGTCGTACGGGTTGACCGCGTCCAGCGGCCACACCGGGTACAGGTGGCTGAGGTGGCGGTGGTCGTACGTCTCCGCGAGCCCCGGCCACGCCCACTCGGCGAGCGCGCCGTCCTCGTTGACCCGGTAGTCGGCGAGCCGGTCCGCCAGCGCACGGCGGCGTTCGGCGACCCGGGCATCGGGGGAGCGGTCGGCCGAGGCGGTGAGCGCGTGGCGGGCCGCCGCCAGGTCCATCGTCGCGTCGACCGTGCCCCAGCTCGCGTTGGCCGGACGGTTCTCCGGCGAGTACGAGGGCACGACGGCCACCCGCCCGTCCGGGCCGGTCCGGGTCAGGAAGTCCTCGTAGAACAGGGCCGTTTCGTGCAGGGCGGCGGTCAGCCGAGGGTCCTCGGCCCCCGTCGTCTCCGCGTGCTCGATCAGCGGCTCCAGGAGCCAGTCCGCGCCCGCCGTCCACAGGTGCAGCGGGTAGGCGCGCTGGTAGTGCCGGGTGTGCCCGGACTCGCCGTCCGTGTGCGACGGGGCCACGATGCCGCGCGCCCCGAAGATCGCCCGCGCGTTGTCCCGCCAGTCCGCGAGCCGCCCGTACACCAGCGCCGCATGGGCCTCGGACACCTCCGGCAGCGCCGCCGCCGCGGCCGAGGCGATCTGGAGGTTCAGGTTGGCGTTCGTCGTGAACGCCCCCGACCAGGCGGTGTCCCAGTCGCCCGTCCAGAGCCCGGTCAGCCGTGGCGGCAGCGTCCCGGACGCGGACAGCAGGTGGTAGCGGCCCGCCGCGCACAGCCGCTCCAGCAGCGCCGGGCTGTCCGGCCGACGGACCAACTCCGAGCCCGGCAGCGCCCGTTCCGCCGGGTCCGCGCCCAGGGTGAGCGCCGCCCGCTCGAAGGCGGGCCGGTGCAGCGCCACATGCCGGGCCAGCAGCGCGGCATACCCGTCGCCCGGCAGCGAGGCGCACTCCGCCGCCAGATCCAGGTGCCCGGTGTGCCGTCGCACCCGGGTCAGCAGCAACAGGCTCCTCGCGCCCTCGACCCGGACGCCCTCGCCCGCCACCGAGACCCGCCCGCCCTCCGTGCGGAGCACCGTCGCGCCGGTGTACGCGAGCTCGCTGTCCGGGTAGCCCGCGCGCAGCGTCAGCCGGGCCCCGTCCGGGGTGAGCACGGTGCTCCGGCCGACGGCCAGACGCGGCGGGGCGCCCGGCAGGGCGTGGTCGAGCGTCACGTCCACGGCGAGCCCCGGCCCGGTGACGTGCTGGACGATCACGTCGTCGGCGCGCGAGACGAAGACCCGGCTGCGCCAGGACTCGCAGGCGGCGGTGATCTCACCGGTGGCGAAGTCGACCGCCCGCCGGTAGGCCGCGGCCGGGTCGGCGGCGTTCCCGGGCACCGGCCGGACCCGGGTCTGGAAGGCCGGGTGGAAGGGCTGCACCCACACCAGCGGACGGCCCGCGCCGAAGTGCTCCGCCGCCCCGGTGTCCCCGGCGAGCAGCGCGCTCTGCACCCGGCCCAGCCGGTCCGCCAGCTCCGGCGGCCGGACCCGCTGGCTGCCGTTGGGCCGGACCAGGGTGTGATGGTTGACGATCACGCGGTCGTCGGCCGGGTCGCCGTACACCATGGCGCCGTGCCGGCCGTTGCCGCCGAGGAAGGCGTCCTCCCAGCGGGCGGCGGGGCGCGGCTCCCAGGTGGAGTCGATGTCCGTACGTCCGGTCACGGCGCGGATCTCCGCAGTACCGCGACGCCGTAGCGGCCGAGCGCGATCCGGTCCGTCACCACGCGGCCGGTGAGCAGGTCCTCGTACACGCCGGGCACGGTGACCGTGACCATCTCGCGGCGGTGGTGCAGCAGGAACAGCAGCTCGCCCCGGCGCACCGCCTCCACCCCCTCGGGCAGCCCGGCGAGGACCGGCTCGACCCCGGCCTCCCGGACCACACCGGCCAGGAGGGTCCGCAGCGCCGGGGGCTCGGGGAGCGTCGACACGTACACCGCGCGGCCCCGGCGCAGCACGGCGGGCAGCCCGGCGAGCTCGCCGTCGCGGTAGGCGGCCAGCACCTCGGTGCCCTCGGCCGCCTCCAGCTCCTCCGACCAGAGGGTGCCCCGGAAGCCGTCGCACTCCACGGTCTCGTCCGTTTCCAGCGGCCACCACTCGTGCAGGGTCGCGATCCCGAACAGCTCGCGCAGCCGGGCGTCCATCCCGCCCGGCCGGACGCGGTCGTCCACGTCCGCGACGCCGCTGAAGAAGCCGCACACCAGGTGCCCGCCGCCCGCCACGTACGCCACGAGGTTGTCGACCGCCGCGTCGTCGAGGAGGTAGAGGTGCGGGACGAGGACCGCCTTGTACCGGCTCAGCTCGGCGTCGGGGCGGGCGAAGTCCGTGGGTGTGCCGTTCTCCCACAGCGCCCGGTGCCAGCGCCGGATCACCTCCGCGTAGTCGAGCCGCGCGGACGGGGCGCCCTCCTGGGCGCCCGCCCACCAGGCGTCCCAGTCGTGCAGGACAGCCACCTCGGCGGCCACGCCCGTACCGGACACGGCGGACCCGATCGCGGCCAGTTCACCGCCCAGTTGCCGGGTTTCGCGGAAGGAGCGGCCCTGCTCACCGGCGTGGCCGAGCATGCCCGAGTGGAACTTCTCCGAGCCCTGCCGGGACTGCCGCCACTGGAAGTAGCAGACCGCGTCGGCGCCGCGCGCCACCGACTGGAGCGACCAGAGCCGGTTCAGCCCCTCCGGCTTCGGGTGGTTGACGCCCCGCCAGTTCACCGCGCCGGCCGCCTGCTCCATCAGCATCCACGGGCCGTCCGCCTGCGAGCGCGTCATGTCGGCGAGCATCGCGTTGTACTGCCCGCCCTGCGGGTCGCGCGGGTCCGGGTAGACGTCGACCGAGACGATGTCCTCCTCGGCCGACCACGCCCAGGCGTCCTGCCCCGACCACAGGGGCATGAAGTTGGTGGTCACCGGGATGTGCGGGGTGTGCCGGGCGACGATGTCGCGTTCGGCGGTGAAGCACTCCATGAGCGCGTCGGACGTGAAGCGTTTGAAGTCCAGTACCTGGGTGGGGTTCCTCATGTACTGCGCCTTGCGCGGCGGCAGGATCTCCGTCCACGCGTCGTAGTGCTGGCTCCAGAATGCCGTGCCCCAGGCGTCGTTGAGGGCGTCGAGCGTCCCGTACCGGCCGCGCAGCCAGCGGCGGAAGTGGCCCGCCGTCTCGTCGCACCAGCAGTGCGTGCAGTACTCGTTGTTGATGTGCCACACGGTGAGCGCCGGGTGCTCCGCGTACCGCGCGGCCAGGTCCTCGGTGAGCGCGGCGGCGTAACGGCGGTAGACCGGCGAGCTGGGGCAGAACTGCTGGCGCGAGCCGTACCAGACGATGGACCCGTCCTCCGCGCGCGGCAGCGTCTCCGGGTGCCGGGCCCCCATCCAGGGCGGCGGGGAGGCGGTCGGGGTGGCGAGCACGACGCCGATGCCGTGGGCGTGCATCAGGCCCATCAGCCGGTCCAGCCAGTCGAACTCCCGGGCGCCCGGGCGGGGTTCGATCCTCGCCCAGGAGAAGACGCCGAGGGTGACGGAGTTGACCCCGGCCTCCTTCATCAGTCGGACGTCGTCCTCCCACACCTCCTCGGGCCACTGCTCGGGGTTGTAGTCGCCTCCGAAGAGGATGCGGCCACGGGCCGCGTCGCGCAGGGACGGCATGGCGTCTCCGGTTCTCCTGGGTGGGGGTTCAGGGGATGTCTTGCCGATCAGGGTCGGATCAGCAAGACACCCCCCGGGGTGCGGGGCGCCGGTCAGCCCTTCACGGCGCCGGTGAGCATGCCCTTCTGGAAGTGCTTCTGGACGAACGGCGACAGCACCGCGACCGGGATCAGCGCGAGGATCATCACCGCCATCTGCACGGCGAGGCTGTTGATCTGGCCACTGCTGACGGCCGCGCCCATCGCGCCGGGCGGCACCTGGTGCTGGAGGACCAGCTGACGCAGGATCATCTGCAACGGGTACTTGTCGCTGTCCTGGATGTAGAGCATCGCGTTGAACCACTGGCTCCAGTAGCCCACCGCGTAGAACAGCGAGATCACCGCGATCACCGCGCGCGACAGCGGCATGATGATCTGGAGCAGGATGCGCCACTCGCCGGCCCCGTCGATGCGGGCCGCGTCGATGAGTTCGGGTGCGGTGTCCATGAAGAAGCCGCGCAGCACCAGCACGTTGAACACGCTGATCGCGCTCGGCAGGATCATCGACCAGTAGCTGTCGCTCAGCCCGATCCCGGTGACCAGCAGATACGTCGGGATGAGCCCGGCGCCGAAGAACATGGTCGCCATCAGGGTCATCAGCAGCGGTCGGTGCGCGTACGAGTCGCGGCGGCTGAGCCCGTACGCGCAGAGGATCGAGACGACCATGCTGACGGCTGTACCGACGACGGTGAGACCGACGCTGACGGCGGCGGCACGGGTCACGGCGCCCCCGCTCAGCAGCTCCTTGTACGCGACGAAGGTGATGTGCTTCGGCCAGACGACCAGACCGCCCGCGTCGTTGATGGTTCTCGTGTCGGAGAGGCTGGTCACCAGCACCACCCAGATGGGGACGATGATGACCGCGCAGATCGCGACGAGCCCGAAGCCCTTGAAGGCGAGACCGGCCTTCGTCGGCTCCTCCTCCCACACGGGGCGCGGTTCGATGCGCAGGGCGCGCTGGAGGCGTGTCTCGGTGGGGGGCGCCGGTTCCGCCCGCTGGTCCAGGAGAGTTGTCATTTCTTCGAGTACACCCCCTGCTCGCCCAGCATGTGGGCGACCTTGTTGGCACCCAGCACCATGGCGACGCTGAACAGCCCCTTGAAGATCCCGGCGGCGGCCGCGTAGCCGAAGTCGCCGGTCTTGATGCCCGTCCACCAGATGTAGGTGTCCAGGATTTCCGAGGCCCCCGCGCCCACCTGGTCGCGCTGGAGCAGGATCTGCTCGAAGTCGAGGTTGAGCGCGCTGCCCACCCGCAGCACGAGCAGCAGGGCGATGACCGGGCGCAGCGCGGGCAGCGTGACGTGCCACATGCGGCGCCAGCGGCCGGCCCCGTCGACGGCGGCGGCCTCGTACAGATCGGTGTTGACGGCGGCGAGCGCGGCCAAGAAGACGATGACGCCCCAGCCGGCGTCCTTCCACACGGCCTGCGCGC
Proteins encoded in this window:
- a CDS encoding beta-galactosidase produces the protein MPSLRDAARGRILFGGDYNPEQWPEEVWEDDVRLMKEAGVNSVTLGVFSWARIEPRPGAREFDWLDRLMGLMHAHGIGVVLATPTASPPPWMGARHPETLPRAEDGSIVWYGSRQQFCPSSPVYRRYAAALTEDLAARYAEHPALTVWHINNEYCTHCWCDETAGHFRRWLRGRYGTLDALNDAWGTAFWSQHYDAWTEILPPRKAQYMRNPTQVLDFKRFTSDALMECFTAERDIVARHTPHIPVTTNFMPLWSGQDAWAWSAEEDIVSVDVYPDPRDPQGGQYNAMLADMTRSQADGPWMLMEQAAGAVNWRGVNHPKPEGLNRLWSLQSVARGADAVCYFQWRQSRQGSEKFHSGMLGHAGEQGRSFRETRQLGGELAAIGSAVSGTGVAAEVAVLHDWDAWWAGAQEGAPSARLDYAEVIRRWHRALWENGTPTDFARPDAELSRYKAVLVPHLYLLDDAAVDNLVAYVAGGGHLVCGFFSGVADVDDRVRPGGMDARLRELFGIATLHEWWPLETDETVECDGFRGTLWSEELEAAEGTEVLAAYRDGELAGLPAVLRRGRAVYVSTLPEPPALRTLLAGVVREAGVEPVLAGLPEGVEAVRRGELLFLLHHRREMVTVTVPGVYEDLLTGRVVTDRIALGRYGVAVLRRSAP
- a CDS encoding carbohydrate ABC transporter permease: MTTLLDQRAEPAPPTETRLQRALRIEPRPVWEEEPTKAGLAFKGFGLVAICAVIIVPIWVVLVTSLSDTRTINDAGGLVVWPKHITFVAYKELLSGGAVTRAAAVSVGLTVVGTAVSMVVSILCAYGLSRRDSYAHRPLLMTLMATMFFGAGLIPTYLLVTGIGLSDSYWSMILPSAISVFNVLVLRGFFMDTAPELIDAARIDGAGEWRILLQIIMPLSRAVIAVISLFYAVGYWSQWFNAMLYIQDSDKYPLQMILRQLVLQHQVPPGAMGAAVSSGQINSLAVQMAVMILALIPVAVLSPFVQKHFQKGMLTGAVKG
- a CDS encoding glycosyl hydrolase family 95 catalytic domain-containing protein; the protein is MTGRTDIDSTWEPRPAARWEDAFLGGNGRHGAMVYGDPADDRVIVNHHTLVRPNGSQRVRPPELADRLGRVQSALLAGDTGAAEHFGAGRPLVWVQPFHPAFQTRVRPVPGNAADPAAAYRRAVDFATGEITAACESWRSRVFVSRADDVIVQHVTGPGLAVDVTLDHALPGAPPRLAVGRSTVLTPDGARLTLRAGYPDSELAYTGATVLRTEGGRVSVAGEGVRVEGARSLLLLTRVRRHTGHLDLAAECASLPGDGYAALLARHVALHRPAFERAALTLGADPAERALPGSELVRRPDSPALLERLCAAGRYHLLSASGTLPPRLTGLWTGDWDTAWSGAFTTNANLNLQIASAAAAALPEVSEAHAALVYGRLADWRDNARAIFGARGIVAPSHTDGESGHTRHYQRAYPLHLWTAGADWLLEPLIEHAETTGAEDPRLTAALHETALFYEDFLTRTGPDGRVAVVPSYSPENRPANASWGTVDATMDLAAARHALTASADRSPDARVAERRRALADRLADYRVNEDGALAEWAWPGLAETYDHRHLSHLYPVWPLDAVNPYDTPELAAAAHRALELRGAENDSAHGHLHHALIAARLRDGVRASAAVRSVLAGDFFHDSLMSAHYPGRNVYNADAAHALPAAVIESLVQSTPRRLVLLPAPLAGCPGGELRGARTRFGASVDLRWSPDGTATAVLRPERDARVDVRMGGAHTLTEASAGSPSALLELTAGVDRVLELRAR